Proteins encoded by one window of Sulfurospirillum barnesii SES-3:
- the cbiD gene encoding cobalt-precorrin-5B (C(1))-methyltransferase CbiD yields the protein MPKVTHELKKGYTTGVHANIAFASALEYYLCTHMQARTHSTKMDNDDLDVTKGCEIVVHLSQSREDLLLNPTPHTPFCFQSSTNTLLLYAGEGVGVVTKKGLKIAPHFPAINPVPKDALQKTFERLTRPHQNLHLHCAIGIKEGETLAKQTANEKVGVLGGLSILGTTGFVKPISSTAYLESIKTEICFALANAHPTLYLTLGNSALAKASTLAPKEAVIEIGNFIHDALSFASQQGASHIVLLCGIGKMTKIAQGFKNTHNRFGNIDFQWLQREIQEALHHTIDTEATLTVKGVCEELDTKGLLEAFYALCARKAQERINAWGIRSTVEVVIVKESTW from the coding sequence ATGCCTAAAGTAACGCACGAACTGAAAAAAGGCTACACCACAGGCGTGCATGCAAACATTGCCTTCGCATCCGCCTTAGAGTATTATTTGTGTACGCACATGCAAGCACGCACACACAGTACCAAAATGGACAATGACGATTTGGATGTTACCAAAGGGTGTGAGATTGTTGTGCACCTTAGCCAATCACGAGAGGATCTCCTCTTAAACCCTACCCCACACACACCTTTTTGCTTCCAAAGTAGTACCAATACTCTGTTGCTTTATGCAGGAGAAGGGGTGGGTGTTGTCACGAAAAAAGGGCTCAAAATCGCCCCACACTTTCCTGCCATCAACCCTGTACCCAAAGATGCCCTGCAAAAGACCTTTGAGCGCCTAACACGCCCGCATCAAAACCTTCACCTGCATTGTGCTATTGGAATCAAAGAGGGCGAAACCCTTGCTAAACAAACCGCCAATGAAAAAGTAGGTGTGCTAGGAGGTCTTTCTATTTTAGGGACAACAGGTTTTGTCAAACCCATCTCAAGTACGGCCTATCTTGAGTCCATTAAAACCGAAATTTGCTTTGCCCTTGCCAACGCACATCCCACGCTCTACCTAACCCTTGGCAATTCCGCTTTAGCCAAAGCATCCACGCTAGCACCCAAAGAAGCGGTGATTGAGATAGGAAATTTCATCCATGATGCCCTCAGTTTTGCTTCACAACAAGGGGCTTCTCACATTGTATTACTGTGTGGCATTGGAAAAATGACCAAAATTGCACAAGGGTTTAAAAACACACACAACCGCTTTGGAAACATCGACTTTCAATGGCTTCAACGTGAGATTCAAGAAGCACTGCACCACACCATTGACACGGAGGCTACCTTAACCGTCAAAGGAGTCTGTGAAGAACTAGACACCAAAGGTTTGCTCGAAGCCTTTTATGCATTGTGTGCACGCAAAGCGCAAGAGCGCATAAATGCGTGGGGTATTCGCTCCACGGTGGAAGTAGTGATAGTAAAGGAGAGCACATGGTAA
- a CDS encoding type II toxin-antitoxin system RelE/ParE family toxin, protein MKHLSDCTDPRDKGKKRKGKLKEFWRYRVGDYRIITKITDQEITILVLKVAHRKDVYEDQ, encoded by the coding sequence ATCAAACACCTGAGTGACTGTACTGACCCAAGAGACAAAGGCAAGAAACGCAAAGGCAAACTCAAAGAATTTTGGCGATATAGAGTAGGCGATTATCGCATCATTACCAAAATCACCGATCAAGAAATCACGATTTTAGTTTTGAAGGTGGCGCATCGAAAAGATGTGTATGAGGATCAGTAA
- a CDS encoding precorrin-3B C(17)-methyltransferase — protein sequence MKRLYIVSSGAGGMDYITPQAQHAIEASEVVVSYTKYAKELAPLLEGKTLYTSGMTHEIERCTHAIACACEGKTTCIISNGDANVFGMATLVVELMDAKNLWEEIELISLPGITAFLATASKVGAPVSQDFAIISLSDRLTDIGLIDKRIRASLACDFVLGIYNPKSKKRTQPYANFLEALTEVDKRIAIVAQNVGRSEECISITTTHDLIAQGLRNDAVGMNTLLIIGNSTTRLTHNAHVLTPRGYLNKYDLSGEHKQKA from the coding sequence GTGAAGCGTTTATATATTGTAAGTAGTGGGGCAGGCGGTATGGATTACATCACGCCACAAGCCCAACATGCCATAGAAGCCTCGGAGGTTGTGGTCTCCTACACCAAATACGCCAAAGAACTTGCCCCTTTGTTGGAAGGGAAAACCCTCTACACCTCAGGCATGACCCATGAAATAGAACGCTGTACCCACGCCATAGCCTGCGCATGTGAGGGTAAAACCACCTGCATTATCTCCAATGGCGATGCCAATGTTTTTGGCATGGCAACGCTGGTGGTGGAACTCATGGATGCCAAAAATCTTTGGGAGGAGATAGAGCTTATCTCTTTGCCTGGTATTACGGCTTTTCTAGCCACGGCTTCTAAAGTAGGCGCACCTGTATCGCAAGATTTTGCGATTATTTCTCTTTCCGATAGACTCACCGACATTGGCTTAATTGATAAACGCATTCGTGCCTCTTTGGCGTGTGATTTTGTGCTAGGCATCTACAACCCCAAATCCAAAAAACGCACCCAACCCTATGCCAACTTTTTAGAAGCACTCACAGAGGTGGATAAACGTATTGCTATTGTCGCTCAAAATGTTGGCAGAAGTGAAGAGTGTATTAGCATTACCACAACGCACGATTTAATTGCACAAGGCTTACGCAATGATGCGGTGGGAATGAATACCCTCCTCATCATCGGCAACTCCACCACACGGCTTACACACAACGCTCACGTGCTCACCCCTAGAGGCTATTTAAACAAATATGACCTCAGCGGCGAACACAAGCAAAAGGCTTAA
- a CDS encoding glutathione peroxidase, producing MSLYDFEVTTIEGKKTTLEAYKGKVLLIVNVASKCGFTYQYEGLEKLYKTYKDKGFVVLGFPCNQFSEQEPGNEEEIKNFCSLTYDVTFPMFSKIDVNGEKAHPLYVYLKKEQSGLLGSEGIKWNFTKFLVDKHGHVVERFAPATKPESLEQTIKGLL from the coding sequence ATGTCACTTTATGATTTTGAAGTTACCACGATTGAGGGGAAGAAAACAACACTGGAAGCTTACAAAGGCAAGGTTTTACTCATCGTCAATGTTGCGAGTAAATGCGGTTTCACTTACCAATACGAAGGTTTGGAAAAACTCTACAAAACCTACAAAGACAAAGGCTTCGTCGTTTTAGGTTTCCCGTGCAATCAATTTTCAGAGCAAGAACCAGGCAATGAAGAGGAGATTAAAAACTTCTGCTCTTTAACCTACGATGTTACCTTCCCTATGTTCTCAAAAATTGATGTCAATGGAGAAAAAGCGCATCCTTTGTATGTCTATCTTAAAAAAGAACAATCAGGACTTTTAGGGAGTGAGGGCATCAAATGGAATTTTACGAAATTCTTAGTGGATAAACACGGTCATGTTGTCGAACGCTTTGCACCTGCCACCAAACCTGAGAGTCTTGAGCAGACCATTAAGGGCTTATTGTAA
- a CDS encoding precorrin-8X methylmutase, with translation MNFQKEYPPVAMGADISLKSFEIITHELQKYPKIHTFNKAEQALICRLIHTTTCFDEVLENIYFSADAIERIKSVLQKRAKIIVDVSMIHVGLSNFYLNTYENEVVCYINEPFTHALAQERKTTRSYAAVSEAIQRHQNEPMVFVCGNAPTFIYAAINTLLDLHVKLENVCFVLFPVGFVNVIESKEYAKRFCEQFKIPLVMMQGRFGGSTMAVAALHAIYKAIEDFDGVSKYNGK, from the coding sequence ATGAACTTTCAAAAAGAGTACCCACCTGTAGCGATGGGGGCGGATATTTCGCTCAAATCCTTTGAAATCATCACGCATGAATTGCAAAAGTATCCTAAGATTCACACCTTTAATAAAGCCGAACAAGCCCTTATTTGCCGTCTGATTCACACCACGACCTGCTTTGATGAGGTCTTGGAAAATATCTATTTTAGTGCAGATGCCATTGAGCGTATAAAAAGCGTGTTACAAAAACGTGCAAAAATTATTGTCGATGTTAGTATGATACACGTGGGGCTAAGCAACTTTTATCTCAATACCTATGAGAACGAGGTAGTGTGCTATATTAACGAGCCTTTTACCCACGCCCTTGCACAAGAGCGAAAAACAACCCGTAGTTACGCCGCTGTTTCTGAGGCGATTCAACGCCACCAAAACGAACCCATGGTGTTTGTCTGTGGCAATGCGCCCACCTTTATTTATGCGGCGATTAACACCTTATTGGACTTACATGTAAAGCTTGAGAATGTCTGCTTTGTGCTCTTTCCTGTGGGCTTTGTCAATGTCATCGAATCCAAAGAGTATGCTAAACGCTTTTGTGAGCAATTTAAAATTCCTCTGGTCATGATGCAAGGGCGTTTTGGAGGATCAACCATGGCGGTTGCCGCCTTGCATGCCATCTACAAAGCCATTGAAGATTTTGATGGGGTAAGCAAATACAATGGCAAATAA
- a CDS encoding sirohydrochlorin cobaltochelatase produces MKRYRHYKKDKAIVLSVFGSVIEQDKYEKLKAHIASVFEGVDLFLAIGSRMVLKALLKEGITCKTLAQTLADVDMLGYKNVIVASINLFPTCEHELVHKTVEGFKKFSPAQFRTTPAIFSKAKETTLFLKSLDEALYKEDTANLYIIHGSPKLELGGLESISYSAKFLEQKRPNNYTCSLEGMFPFAAIHEELIAKMKQNGVLKVQIIPLLLVSGNHYINDMAEIQEHLSEHFETSLAPSLNHDEKFNLLGLSQTLDIIENHIKEEMIKIGH; encoded by the coding sequence ATGAAACGCTATCGCCATTATAAAAAAGACAAAGCCATCGTTTTATCGGTGTTTGGCTCTGTGATAGAACAAGATAAATACGAAAAGCTTAAAGCCCATATTGCCTCTGTTTTTGAGGGGGTTGATCTCTTTCTTGCCATTGGCTCACGCATGGTACTCAAAGCACTGCTCAAAGAGGGCATTACATGTAAAACCTTAGCGCAAACCTTAGCCGATGTGGATATGCTAGGCTACAAAAATGTGATTGTTGCGTCCATCAACCTCTTTCCTACCTGCGAACACGAACTGGTGCATAAAACCGTTGAGGGATTTAAGAAGTTTTCTCCCGCACAGTTTCGCACCACACCTGCCATTTTTTCCAAAGCCAAAGAGACTACCCTCTTTTTAAAAAGCCTCGATGAAGCACTGTACAAAGAAGATACCGCCAACCTTTACATCATTCATGGCAGTCCAAAGCTGGAATTAGGAGGGCTTGAGTCCATTAGCTACAGTGCAAAATTTTTGGAACAAAAACGCCCAAACAACTACACATGTTCACTGGAAGGCATGTTTCCTTTTGCTGCCATTCACGAAGAACTCATCGCAAAAATGAAGCAAAACGGGGTTTTAAAGGTGCAAATTATTCCTTTATTGCTCGTCAGTGGGAACCACTACATCAATGACATGGCAGAGATTCAAGAACACCTCAGCGAACACTTTGAAACCTCTCTTGCCCCTAGCCTTAACCATGATGAAAAGTTTAATCTTTTAGGGCTTTCCCAAACCCTTGACATCATCGAAAATCATATTAAAGAAGAGATGATTAAGATTGGACACTAA
- a CDS encoding cobalt-precorrin-4/precorrin-4 C(11)-methyltransferase, whose product MIYFIGAGPGNPELLTLKAHRILQHADAVLYTGSLVPKEVLGWCKKEALIKDSQSMKYPEIFAFLEEHHEKTVVRLHTGDPALYSTIAKQIAYLKERNIPYEVIPGVSAAFGAAASLGIEYTLPGVSQTLILTRIEGKTPNPEALETLLACRHSSLVFYLSITLLATLKQTALQMGYAPETPCWVIEKATWKEEAVYKGCLSDIEEKVRHIEGIALILLGDFLHQEEREASHLYVKESGSC is encoded by the coding sequence ATGATCTATTTTATCGGCGCAGGTCCTGGCAATCCAGAGCTCTTAACCCTCAAAGCCCACCGCATTCTCCAACACGCTGATGCTGTGCTCTACACAGGCTCGCTGGTTCCCAAAGAGGTGCTAGGCTGGTGCAAAAAAGAAGCCCTCATCAAAGACAGTCAAAGCATGAAATACCCTGAAATTTTTGCTTTTTTAGAAGAACACCACGAAAAAACAGTCGTACGTCTCCACACAGGCGATCCCGCCCTTTACTCAACCATTGCCAAACAAATTGCCTATTTGAAAGAGCGTAACATCCCTTATGAAGTCATCCCAGGCGTGAGTGCGGCTTTTGGTGCAGCCGCCAGCCTTGGCATCGAATACACCTTACCAGGTGTTTCCCAAACCCTTATTCTCACACGTATTGAAGGCAAAACTCCCAACCCAGAAGCCCTTGAAACGCTTCTAGCGTGTCGCCACTCTTCTTTGGTGTTTTACCTCTCCATCACCTTGCTTGCCACGCTAAAACAAACCGCCTTACAGATGGGCTATGCCCCAGAAACGCCGTGTTGGGTGATAGAAAAAGCCACATGGAAAGAGGAGGCTGTTTATAAAGGATGTTTGAGTGATATTGAAGAGAAAGTGCGTCATATTGAGGGAATTGCGCTCATTTTATTGGGGGATTTTTTGCATCAAGAAGAGAGGGAAGCCTCGCACCTTTACGTAAAAGAGAGCGGTTCATGCTAA
- a CDS encoding precorrin-2 C(20)-methyltransferase, whose product MDTKLYMVSLGPADPELITLKALRALQNAHAICVPTKSPELHFETSITHGILQALFKEFGFEKPLIPLFSPMKFQHKDWEAQVKILNDAIKTYGTICYVTLGDAGVYSTVYYLLDILKKEHPSLYEHCVVIPGVTSFSQASAKIKKPLCLGNSRFELVPLLDKDVSSTKVYMRPKTGTCTKAIEAQGELFTFENLNLPSEQIFKGKKECIEHYMTLLIDFNTHEHSS is encoded by the coding sequence TTGGACACTAAACTCTATATGGTCTCACTAGGCCCTGCGGATCCTGAGCTCATCACCCTCAAGGCACTCAGGGCATTGCAAAACGCCCATGCCATTTGTGTGCCCACCAAAAGTCCTGAACTGCATTTTGAGACATCCATCACGCATGGCATTCTTCAAGCGCTTTTTAAAGAATTTGGCTTTGAAAAACCTCTGATTCCCCTCTTTAGTCCTATGAAATTCCAACACAAAGATTGGGAGGCTCAGGTCAAAATCTTAAACGATGCTATTAAGACCTATGGCACCATCTGTTATGTTACCTTAGGCGATGCGGGCGTGTACAGTACGGTTTATTACCTTCTGGATATTCTCAAAAAAGAGCACCCTTCTTTGTATGAACACTGTGTGGTCATTCCTGGAGTGACCTCTTTTTCACAGGCCTCTGCAAAAATCAAAAAACCCTTGTGTTTGGGCAATAGCCGTTTTGAGCTGGTACCTCTTTTAGACAAAGACGTGAGCAGTACCAAAGTCTACATGCGCCCCAAAACGGGCACATGCACAAAAGCCATTGAGGCACAAGGCGAATTGTTCACCTTTGAAAATCTCAATCTCCCCAGTGAGCAGATTTTCAAAGGAAAAAAAGAGTGCATTGAGCACTATATGACCCTTCTTATTGATTTTAACACCCACGAGCACTCCTCATGA
- a CDS encoding cobalt-precorrin 5A hydrolase, translating into MLSIAILSINRPSLHSAYRLKTFLGDYTVDIYAKKETGEDETPLVYERIEEVFMQGWERYDAFVCLLATGIVVRKIAPLLQSKTSDPAVLVMSLDLSKVIPLLSGHLGGANALSSVIASRIQGCIPFITTATDQLACLAFDLFAKDHGMGIANLHRLAAISNRLINHETIKVFTCKTLFERFTCKENLIRIEESELDENSVVIHPLGDYSQLHLKPKLTLGIGCNRNTPFALIEEAFVWFLAQHHLEKEAIGALASFEAKADEAGLLEFSAHYAIPLHFFTHEEISRATGNFSPSKATQFFGLQGVAEPSALLGSSYQELVIPKKVYKHQITLAGAF; encoded by the coding sequence ATGCTAAGCATTGCGATACTCTCCATCAACCGCCCTAGCCTTCACAGTGCGTACAGACTCAAAACATTTTTAGGTGATTACACGGTCGATATTTACGCCAAAAAAGAGACAGGCGAAGATGAAACGCCTCTTGTGTATGAGCGAATTGAAGAGGTTTTTATGCAAGGTTGGGAGCGTTACGATGCCTTTGTTTGCCTGCTTGCCACAGGGATTGTGGTGCGTAAAATTGCCCCTTTACTGCAAAGCAAAACCAGTGACCCTGCGGTGCTAGTGATGAGTTTGGATTTATCCAAAGTGATTCCCTTACTCAGCGGGCATTTAGGCGGGGCGAATGCACTCTCAAGCGTGATTGCTTCTCGCATTCAAGGCTGTATTCCTTTCATCACAACCGCCACCGACCAATTGGCGTGTTTGGCGTTTGATCTTTTTGCCAAAGACCATGGCATGGGCATAGCCAATCTCCACCGCCTTGCTGCTATCTCTAACCGACTTATCAACCATGAAACCATCAAAGTTTTTACATGTAAAACCCTTTTTGAGCGCTTTACATGTAAAGAGAATCTTATACGAATTGAAGAGAGCGAATTGGATGAAAACAGTGTGGTCATTCACCCTCTAGGAGACTACAGCCAACTGCATCTAAAACCCAAACTGACACTGGGCATTGGATGCAACCGCAACACCCCTTTTGCCCTCATCGAAGAAGCCTTTGTGTGGTTTTTAGCGCAACACCATCTTGAAAAAGAAGCCATTGGCGCTCTTGCCTCCTTTGAAGCCAAAGCAGATGAAGCAGGACTTTTGGAGTTTAGCGCACACTACGCCATCCCTTTGCATTTTTTTACCCACGAAGAAATCAGTCGTGCCACAGGAAATTTTAGTCCCTCCAAAGCCACGCAGTTTTTTGGGCTTCAAGGGGTCGCTGAACCCTCTGCTCTTTTGGGTTCTTCCTATCAAGAACTGGTCATACCCAAAAAGGTTTATAAACATCAAATTACTCTAGCAGGAGCCTTTTAG
- the cbiT gene encoding precorrin-6Y C5,15-methyltransferase (decarboxylating) subunit CbiT, translating into MVTIMGNGMGAYSFSHLNIDTTAYDTIVCDVRFEASGTNILKLPFSQAKDYILSHYEAENILYIVTGSPLFFSAGTLLAKALPPLHVKLVDNTSSKAYLLCALGIGEAEVESLSLHGREHLDLAAFLRKPYTFVLCDAFTCKRLKEALRFLDANDIHISIGYKLGYEDECICPLNLWENEEERFDLKAPYVLLIQRLFEPKNGLSNDESFATERGMITKYYKRHLSLQNLELCPNHLLWDVGAGSGSCGIEAYTRYKARVVFFEKNPERIAHITHNLRTHKVVDALLVEGEAHTKFESLKENPHRIFIGGGGMEVIATLPYLYTRLQKEGILLINAISLKHLSHMLNTLNDARIAYEVFSLSLTTYKGTLDLIEPQRQLFQIKVVKA; encoded by the coding sequence ATGGTAACCATTATGGGAAATGGCATGGGAGCATACTCCTTTTCCCACCTCAACATTGACACCACTGCTTACGATACCATTGTCTGCGATGTGCGCTTTGAAGCATCGGGCACGAACATTCTCAAACTCCCTTTTTCACAAGCCAAAGACTACATCCTAAGCCACTATGAAGCGGAAAATATTTTATACATCGTCACAGGCAGTCCGCTCTTTTTTAGTGCAGGAACCCTTCTTGCCAAAGCCCTGCCTCCTTTACATGTAAAGCTGGTCGATAACACCTCCTCCAAAGCCTACCTGCTGTGCGCTTTGGGGATTGGGGAAGCGGAGGTGGAATCCCTCTCTTTGCATGGAAGAGAGCATTTGGATTTAGCAGCATTTTTAAGAAAACCCTACACCTTTGTGCTCTGCGATGCCTTTACATGTAAACGTCTTAAAGAGGCTTTACGCTTCCTTGATGCCAACGATATTCACATCAGCATTGGGTATAAATTGGGCTACGAGGATGAGTGCATTTGCCCTTTAAATCTTTGGGAAAACGAAGAGGAACGCTTTGATCTCAAAGCTCCCTACGTGCTACTTATCCAACGCTTGTTTGAGCCAAAAAATGGACTAAGCAACGATGAAAGCTTTGCTACAGAGCGTGGCATGATCACCAAATACTACAAACGCCACTTAAGCTTGCAAAACCTTGAGCTGTGTCCTAATCATCTGCTGTGGGATGTGGGAGCAGGCAGTGGAAGTTGTGGCATTGAGGCATACACTCGCTATAAAGCTCGGGTGGTTTTCTTTGAAAAAAACCCTGAGCGCATTGCCCACATCACCCACAATTTACGCACCCACAAAGTGGTCGATGCCCTTCTTGTGGAAGGAGAAGCGCATACAAAATTTGAAAGCCTCAAAGAGAATCCCCATCGCATTTTTATAGGCGGTGGTGGCATGGAAGTGATCGCAACACTGCCTTATCTTTATACAAGACTTCAAAAAGAGGGCATTTTGCTCATCAATGCCATTAGCCTTAAACACCTCAGCCATATGCTCAACACGCTCAATGACGCACGAATTGCCTACGAAGTTTTTTCCCTGAGTCTTACGACCTACAAAGGCACGCTTGATCTCATTGAGCCACAACGTCAACTCTTTCAAATCAAGGTGGTAAAAGCATGA
- a CDS encoding (2Fe-2S) ferredoxin domain-containing protein, producing the protein MANKRINTMGSEVVEGFTCKPTKLDPNKPIMFFKSHLFICNAQRCQTASAGENLVETLRQLLQELGLHQGENRIKISKTECFGACRFRHVAVLYQNSFHTHNPCNNTLWLKNIHRYSLEQWKALFLALSSDTPLCEKTYPRIPMSPYNA; encoded by the coding sequence ATGGCAAATAAACGCATCAACACCATGGGCAGTGAAGTAGTAGAGGGCTTTACATGTAAACCCACCAAACTCGATCCCAACAAGCCCATTATGTTTTTTAAAAGCCATCTGTTTATCTGCAACGCACAACGCTGTCAAACCGCTAGCGCAGGGGAAAATTTGGTTGAAACTTTACGCCAATTGCTGCAAGAATTGGGGCTTCATCAGGGTGAAAACCGCATTAAAATTTCCAAAACAGAGTGCTTTGGTGCGTGCCGTTTTCGTCACGTTGCCGTGCTCTACCAAAACAGCTTTCACACCCACAACCCTTGCAACAACACGCTTTGGCTTAAAAATATTCACCGCTACAGCCTAGAGCAATGGAAAGCTCTTTTTCTAGCACTCAGCAGCGATACGCCCTTGTGCGAAAAAACCTATCCTCGCATTCCGATGAGCCCTTACAATGCCTAA
- the relB gene encoding type II toxin-antitoxin system RelB family antitoxin — translation MATSIRLDDSFEARLTRLATLTDRPKSFYIRKLFEDYFENLEDYYLAEKADQTPE, via the coding sequence ATGGCTACTTCTATTAGACTCGATGATAGTTTTGAAGCACGATTGACTCGGTTAGCAACCTTAACAGATCGTCCAAAATCTTTTTATATTAGAAAGTTGTTTGAAGATTATTTTGAGAATTTGGAAGATTATTATTTAGCAGAAAAAGCAGATCAAACACCTGAGTGA
- a CDS encoding IS256 family transposase, whose amino-acid sequence MEFQIDTEAILQHIREGKALGGKDGALAPLIKQLTEAALQAEIESHLTQDLQKNRKNGFSSKTMKSEVGNFELDVPRDRTGRFEPQIVKKNQTHMSDQIEQKILSLYALGNSYSQIVDLIEEIYGVGFSKATISAVTDKILPMLQEWRVRPLEELYPFIFLDAIHYKVKDEGKYISKAFYTVLGVKTDGKKEILGLYLGESEGAKFWLQVLTDLQNRGVKDILIASVDGLKGFPEAINSVFPNTEVQLCIVHQIRNSLRFIGSINQKQFASELKAVYQAFSKEEAENELDKLEEKWGKKYPIVFQSWRNKWDNLSLYFQYPEDIRRVIYTTNIIESVHRQFRTLTKTKGAFPNDDSLLKLLFMGIKNAEKKWTMPIRNWSLTLSQLSIYFEGRLNKALNL is encoded by the coding sequence ATGGAATTTCAGATAGACACAGAGGCAATATTACAGCACATACGTGAGGGCAAAGCCCTTGGAGGGAAAGATGGAGCACTGGCTCCTCTTATTAAACAACTAACAGAAGCAGCACTTCAAGCAGAGATAGAATCGCACCTTACCCAAGATTTGCAAAAGAATCGTAAAAATGGATTTAGCTCTAAAACAATGAAGAGTGAAGTAGGTAACTTCGAACTCGATGTTCCAAGAGATCGAACTGGTAGATTCGAGCCTCAAATCGTGAAGAAAAATCAAACCCATATGTCGGATCAAATAGAGCAAAAGATACTCTCACTCTATGCCCTTGGCAACAGTTATAGCCAAATAGTTGACCTTATTGAAGAAATATACGGTGTAGGCTTCTCTAAAGCCACCATAAGCGCCGTAACCGATAAAATCCTACCCATGTTACAAGAGTGGCGCGTTCGCCCCTTGGAAGAGCTGTATCCCTTTATATTCTTAGATGCCATTCACTATAAAGTGAAAGATGAAGGCAAATATATTTCCAAAGCATTTTATACCGTGCTTGGTGTTAAAACCGATGGTAAAAAAGAGATATTAGGTCTTTATTTAGGTGAAAGTGAAGGAGCAAAGTTCTGGTTACAAGTGCTCACAGATCTGCAAAACCGTGGAGTGAAAGATATATTGATTGCCTCAGTCGATGGACTTAAAGGATTTCCTGAAGCGATTAACTCAGTATTTCCCAATACAGAAGTTCAGCTGTGTATCGTCCATCAAATACGCAATTCCCTCAGGTTTATAGGCTCAATCAATCAAAAGCAATTTGCTAGTGAACTTAAAGCAGTCTATCAAGCATTTTCCAAAGAAGAAGCTGAAAATGAACTGGATAAACTGGAAGAAAAATGGGGTAAAAAATACCCTATTGTTTTTCAATCATGGCGCAACAAATGGGATAACCTCTCACTGTATTTTCAGTACCCTGAAGATATTAGACGTGTTATTTATACCACCAATATTATTGAATCCGTTCATCGCCAGTTTAGAACATTGACAAAGACTAAAGGGGCTTTTCCAAATGATGATAGCTTACTCAAACTTCTTTTTATGGGTATTAAAAATGCAGAAAAAAAATGGACAATGCCTATACGAAATTGGAGTCTAACCCTCTCACAACTCTCAATTTATTTCGAGGGTAGACTCAACAAGGCTTTAAATTTATGA
- the lepB gene encoding signal peptidase I — MENNIKENKKSVFIAIILNLLFIGAGHYYIKDTKKAFIFFPIMILALSLMYYLSTLVEIGIFVGLIYFLCFSIYIYSIIDVIKLIKNEGIRDYESKDIKLLFFICAYALLSILIYTYSPLKVYSVPSNNMATTIMKDDRIVVNKLNKEVKRGDIIAFRYSKDEKVHYVKRCIAIEGDEILFQEEHFFIHFSEGDEYIKANFPQEKIKNIGGRLWVDNPYRQQFSGIQYDEKINLFDAMASYLSSNHLAMKPAQVEDLPLKEGYKFNTFYAKVEKDHFYMVGDNRDHSNDSRFWGSVPKENIIGKAGSILINFKNLSRMGKLLQ, encoded by the coding sequence ATGGAAAATAATATCAAAGAAAACAAAAAAAGTGTATTCATTGCAATAATCTTAAATCTACTCTTTATTGGAGCTGGGCATTATTATATCAAAGATACAAAAAAGGCATTCATCTTTTTTCCTATAATGATATTAGCTCTTTCTTTGATGTATTATTTGTCAACATTAGTTGAAATTGGTATATTTGTTGGCTTAATATATTTTCTATGTTTTAGTATCTATATATACTCGATAATTGACGTTATTAAGCTGATAAAAAATGAAGGCATACGGGATTATGAGTCCAAAGATATAAAGTTACTATTTTTTATTTGCGCATATGCTCTATTGTCAATACTAATTTATACATATAGCCCCTTGAAAGTTTATAGTGTACCTTCGAATAATATGGCAACAACAATAATGAAAGATGATCGTATTGTAGTTAATAAATTGAATAAAGAAGTCAAAAGGGGCGATATCATTGCTTTTCGTTATTCTAAAGATGAAAAAGTGCATTATGTTAAGCGCTGTATAGCAATAGAAGGTGATGAAATATTATTTCAAGAGGAGCATTTTTTTATTCACTTTTCAGAAGGTGATGAATACATCAAAGCGAATTTTCCACAAGAAAAAATTAAAAATATTGGCGGAAGGCTTTGGGTTGATAATCCATACAGACAACAGTTTTCAGGTATCCAATACGATGAGAAAATAAATTTATTTGATGCAATGGCATCGTATCTCTCATCAAATCACTTGGCGATGAAACCTGCACAAGTCGAAGATTTACCTTTAAAAGAAGGATACAAATTTAATACATTTTATGCCAAAGTTGAAAAAGATCATTTTTATATGGTTGGTGACAATCGTGATCATTCCAATGATAGCCGATTTTGGGGAAGTGTCCCAAAAGAAAATATCATAGGTAAAGCTGGCTCAATACTGATTAATTTTAAAAATCTTTCAAGGATGGGAAAACTACTACAATAA